The following coding sequences are from one Kosakonia sp. H02 window:
- the rimI gene encoding ribosomal protein S18-alanine N-acetyltransferase codes for MNTISSLSTTDLARAYHIETRAHTFPWSEKTLASNQGERYLNYRLMVGDDMVAFAITQVVLDEATLFNIAVDPAWQRKGLGRQLLEHLIGELEKRDVLTLWLEVRASNTGAIALYESLGFNEATIRRNYYPTANGREDAIIMALPL; via the coding sequence ATGAACACGATTTCTTCCCTCAGCACGACTGACTTAGCCCGCGCATACCACATTGAAACCCGGGCGCACACCTTTCCCTGGAGCGAAAAAACGCTCGCCAGCAATCAGGGAGAACGCTACCTCAACTATCGACTGATGGTGGGAGACGACATGGTGGCCTTCGCCATCACGCAGGTGGTGCTGGATGAAGCCACGCTGTTCAATATCGCCGTCGACCCTGCCTGGCAACGAAAAGGTCTTGGTCGACAGTTGCTGGAACATTTGATTGGCGAGCTGGAAAAGCGTGACGTTCTGACGTTGTGGCTGGAAGTTCGCGCATCTAACACCGGCGCTATCGCGTTGTATGAAAGTTTAGGTTTTAACGAGGCGACCATTCGTCGTAATTATTACCCCACGGCCAACGGGCGTGAGGACGCGATAATCATGGCCCTCCCTCTGTAA
- a CDS encoding DNA polymerase III subunit psi: protein MTSRRDWQLQQLGITQWTLRRPAALQGEIAISLPAHIRLVMVAPALPALSDPLITDVLRTLTVTADQVLQLTPDRVAMLPADSQCNSWLLGVEEPLALPGAQVSTPTVDELRANPAARAALWRQICEHEHDFFPQHD from the coding sequence ATGACTTCCCGACGCGACTGGCAATTACAACAACTGGGCATTACCCAGTGGACCCTGCGCCGCCCGGCGGCGTTGCAGGGTGAGATCGCCATTTCGCTGCCTGCGCATATTCGCCTGGTGATGGTTGCACCGGCACTGCCCGCATTGAGCGATCCGCTCATCACGGATGTGCTGCGTACGCTAACCGTGACGGCGGATCAAGTGTTGCAACTCACGCCCGATCGCGTCGCGATGCTACCGGCGGATAGCCAGTGCAATAGCTGGCTGCTCGGCGTTGAAGAGCCGCTGGCACTGCCGGGGGCGCAAGTCTCGACGCCCACTGTTGATGAGTTACGCGCAAACCCTGCGGCGCGCGCCGCGTTATGGCGACAAATCTGCGAACATGAACACGATTTCTTCCCTCAGCACGACTGA
- the rsmC gene encoding 16S rRNA (guanine(1207)-N(2))-methyltransferase RsmC — MSAFTPASEVLLRHSDDFEPSRTLFAGDLQDDLPARLDTAESRAWTQQFHQWQTLSQQMGDRASYSLVADSATVGDSDTLIYYWPKNKPEALFQLMNLLSLLPVGSDIFVVGENRSGVRSAEQMLAEYCPLNKVDSARRCGLYHGRLEKTPAFDVNSFWGEYALDPLTIKTLPGVFSRDGLDVGSHLLLTTLTPHTKGKVLDVGCGAGVLAAVLANHSPKVRLTLCDVSAPAVEASRATLAANGFEGEVFASNVFSEVTGRFDMIISNPPFHDGLQTSLEAAQTLIRGAVRHLNSGGELRIVANAFLPYPKVLDEVFGFHEVLAQTGRFKVYRTVMTRQALK; from the coding sequence ATGTCTGCTTTTACCCCGGCAAGTGAAGTCTTGCTGCGCCACAGTGACGATTTCGAACCCAGCCGCACGCTTTTTGCTGGTGACTTGCAGGATGACCTGCCCGCACGCCTGGACACTGCCGAAAGCCGTGCCTGGACCCAACAGTTCCACCAGTGGCAAACCCTGAGCCAACAGATGGGCGATCGCGCAAGCTACAGCCTGGTTGCCGATAGCGCGACCGTTGGCGACAGTGACACGCTTATCTACTACTGGCCGAAAAACAAACCGGAAGCACTGTTTCAGCTGATGAATCTGCTGTCGCTGCTGCCAGTCGGTAGCGATATTTTTGTCGTGGGTGAAAACCGCAGTGGCGTGCGCAGTGCAGAGCAGATGCTGGCGGAATATTGCCCGCTTAATAAAGTCGACAGCGCCCGTCGCTGTGGCCTGTATCACGGGCGTCTGGAAAAAACGCCTGCCTTTGATGTGAACAGCTTCTGGGGCGAATACGCGCTGGACCCTCTGACCATCAAAACCCTGCCTGGCGTATTTAGCCGCGATGGGCTGGACGTCGGCAGCCATCTGTTGCTGACGACCCTGACGCCGCATACCAAAGGCAAAGTGCTGGATGTCGGCTGCGGCGCGGGCGTGCTCGCCGCTGTTCTGGCAAACCATTCACCGAAAGTGCGTTTGACGCTGTGTGACGTTTCGGCTCCGGCCGTCGAAGCCAGCCGCGCGACGCTTGCGGCCAATGGTTTTGAAGGCGAAGTCTTTGCCAGCAACGTGTTCTCGGAAGTGACCGGTCGTTTCGATATGATCATCTCCAACCCGCCGTTCCATGATGGCCTGCAAACCAGCCTTGAAGCCGCGCAGACATTGATTCGCGGCGCGGTTCGCCATCTCAATAGCGGCGGCGAGTTACGCATTGTTGCCAACGCCTTCCTGCCCTATCCGAAGGTGTTGGATGAAGTCTTTGGCTTCCACGAAGTCCTTGCGCAGACCGGGCGTTTCAAGGTTTACCGCACCGTAATGACGCGTCAGGCGCTGAAATAA
- a CDS encoding DUF1435 domain-containing protein yields the protein MLQRALGSWWGLAIPGAIVAALVLADLSVSAWRVVIFLGLLLTPAMLYHKRLRHFVLLPSGIALVGGMILMLLNLKTMV from the coding sequence ATGCTACAGCGGGCGCTGGGAAGTTGGTGGGGGCTTGCGATACCGGGCGCGATCGTTGCCGCATTAGTGCTGGCGGATTTATCGGTAAGTGCCTGGCGGGTGGTCATTTTTCTCGGTCTACTCTTAACGCCAGCGATGCTTTACCACAAACGTCTGCGACATTTTGTCTTGTTGCCCTCGGGCATTGCATTGGTTGGAGGAATGATACTAATGCTGCTGAATCTGAAGACGATGGTGTAA
- a CDS encoding GGDEF domain-containing protein, giving the protein MTSQTWQSLCNKRYRLSLRLFLLLNAISALFSMALPLYNQSAFTLPVGAIFALSIILPAWHKFHPKSKINISLISLLFGCLWAWHVIIKARLLSENTSAYLLIALLSVLFIGSIAFSNNIIAFLLHSLPVFAACLWLNASHNEIRLIYSFALPVIGIAIQHAIQKRNDNFAHALMQRLVQERKTLNDLSMLDPLTGLYNRRGLQHKLNNLLALDDSSRFVLLLDIDHFKAYNDHYGHMMGDQALIRVSAALRDAVHSRDIVARFGGEEFMILLNNIDQEQARLTAEQIRQKVYDLEIPHMFNESVATNVTVSIGIAPLQDHDIETALARADKALYEAKHLGRNSILVSGDLQLA; this is encoded by the coding sequence ATGACATCACAAACATGGCAATCTCTTTGCAATAAGAGGTATCGGTTGTCCCTACGACTCTTTTTACTGCTTAACGCAATTTCAGCCCTGTTTTCCATGGCGTTGCCGCTCTACAACCAAAGTGCCTTTACGCTTCCGGTTGGTGCTATTTTTGCGCTCAGTATCATCTTACCGGCATGGCACAAATTTCACCCGAAGAGCAAAATTAATATCTCCTTGATTTCTCTACTGTTTGGCTGCCTGTGGGCGTGGCATGTCATCATAAAAGCAAGGCTATTAAGCGAAAATACCTCTGCTTATCTTCTCATCGCTCTGCTCAGCGTCTTATTCATCGGATCAATTGCTTTTTCAAACAACATCATCGCCTTCTTGCTGCATTCGTTACCGGTTTTTGCCGCCTGTCTGTGGCTTAACGCGTCGCATAATGAGATCCGCCTTATCTACAGTTTCGCCTTGCCGGTGATTGGGATTGCTATCCAGCATGCGATTCAAAAACGTAATGATAATTTTGCCCATGCGCTGATGCAGCGCCTGGTGCAGGAGCGAAAAACCCTTAACGACCTGAGCATGCTGGATCCCTTAACCGGTTTGTATAATCGCCGGGGTTTGCAACATAAACTTAATAACCTGCTGGCGCTGGATGACAGTTCCCGTTTTGTCTTACTGCTCGATATCGATCACTTCAAAGCTTATAACGACCATTACGGACATATGATGGGCGATCAGGCGCTGATCCGCGTCTCTGCGGCATTGCGCGATGCGGTACATTCCCGCGATATTGTGGCGCGTTTTGGCGGCGAAGAATTCATGATTTTGCTGAATAATATCGACCAGGAGCAGGCGCGACTGACCGCTGAGCAGATTCGGCAGAAAGTATACGACTTAGAAATTCCGCATATGTTTAATGAAAGCGTGGCGACCAACGTCACGGTGAGCATTGGTATCGCCCCGCTACAGGATCATGATATTGAGACTGCTCTCGCCCGCGCTGACAAAGCACTGTACGAAGCGAAGCATTTAGGCAGAAATAGCATTCTGGTCAGTGGGGACTTACAGCTCGCCTGA
- the fhuF gene encoding siderophore-iron reductase FhuF translates to MTYRTASIMQDVIWRGSLIDERDSLANAMRETITSTRAHLLDFIRLNEPAPYSTLTLAEWSRPAALQSLIATYSDHIYRNQPMQPRENKPLLSLWAQWYLGLMVPPLLLTLLTQKSAINLAPDNFHVEFHETGRAACFWMDVHQDRHLTLQTDVGRIEALTTQVMAPVVQALEATGDINGRLIWSNTGYLMNWYLGEMIPLLGETRVAALRQICFFEKQLSDGSDNPLWRTVVLRDGALVRRTCCQRYRLPDVQQCGDCTLK, encoded by the coding sequence ATGACTTACCGTACCGCATCGATCATGCAAGATGTTATCTGGCGAGGCAGCCTCATTGATGAGCGCGACTCGCTGGCGAATGCCATGCGGGAAACCATCACCAGCACTCGCGCGCATCTGCTCGATTTTATCCGCCTGAATGAACCTGCGCCTTACAGTACATTAACCCTGGCAGAGTGGTCACGCCCTGCGGCGCTGCAATCGCTTATCGCGACCTACTCCGATCATATTTACCGTAATCAGCCCATGCAGCCGCGTGAAAACAAACCGCTGCTTTCGCTATGGGCGCAGTGGTATCTCGGGTTGATGGTACCGCCGCTTTTGCTGACGCTATTAACGCAAAAAAGCGCGATTAACCTCGCGCCTGATAACTTCCACGTCGAGTTTCACGAGACGGGTCGTGCCGCCTGTTTCTGGATGGATGTGCACCAGGATCGCCACCTGACATTGCAAACGGACGTTGGGCGTATTGAAGCGCTGACCACTCAAGTCATGGCGCCGGTTGTTCAGGCGCTTGAAGCCACGGGCGATATTAACGGCAGGCTCATCTGGAGCAATACGGGCTATCTGATGAACTGGTACCTGGGCGAGATGATCCCGCTGCTCGGCGAGACGCGTGTTGCCGCCCTGCGTCAGATCTGCTTCTTTGAAAAACAGCTTTCCGACGGCAGTGATAACCCATTATGGCGTACCGTGGTCTTACGCGACGGCGCGCTGGTGCGCCGGACATGCTGCCAGCGCTATCGTCTGCCGGATGTTCAGCAGTGCGGTGACTGCACGCTGAAGTAA
- a CDS encoding PTS sugar transporter subunit IIC, producing MSANHAAFNLIFRFIENYVSPIAGRISSQRHVMAIRDGFISAMPFMIVGSFLLVFAYPPFSPDTTWGFARGWLDLAKQYEGRILTPFDMTMGVMSIYICAAIAYNLGKHYMKSHQLDPFMCAMLSLMAFLLIAAPKTSGTLPVDSLGGTGIFTAILVAIYCVEMMRFLKAHNIGIRLPDQVPPMIKNSFDLLIPVLVVVLTLYPLSLLIQSQFNMLIPQAIMALFKPLVAAADSLPAILLAVIIGHLLWFAGIHGAAIVSGMLQMFWLTNLGINQSALAQNAPLPHIFMEAFWTFFIVVGGSGATMGLVFCYLRSRSVHLRSIGRLSIVPSIFNINEPVIFGTPIVMNPVFFIPFLLAPTINAIIAWAAMKLDLIGRVISVVPWTAPAPIGGAWALGWDFRAAILVVLLACISAVIYYPFFKVYEKQLLEQEAEEARRAEDEQQVA from the coding sequence ATGTCTGCCAACCATGCTGCATTTAATCTCATTTTCCGGTTCATCGAAAATTACGTTAGCCCGATTGCCGGGCGAATCTCTTCCCAACGTCATGTCATGGCTATCCGCGACGGTTTTATTTCTGCGATGCCCTTTATGATTGTTGGATCGTTCCTGCTGGTTTTTGCTTATCCGCCGTTTTCGCCTGATACAACCTGGGGTTTCGCCCGTGGCTGGTTGGATCTTGCGAAGCAGTACGAAGGGCGGATCCTTACGCCTTTCGATATGACGATGGGCGTTATGTCTATCTATATTTGCGCGGCGATCGCTTACAACCTTGGTAAGCACTATATGAAGTCGCACCAGTTAGATCCGTTTATGTGTGCGATGCTGTCGCTGATGGCGTTTTTATTGATCGCAGCACCGAAAACCAGCGGCACGCTGCCCGTCGATAGCCTCGGCGGAACCGGTATTTTCACGGCGATTCTGGTGGCCATTTACTGTGTGGAAATGATGCGCTTTTTGAAGGCGCATAACATTGGCATCCGCCTGCCGGATCAAGTTCCACCCATGATCAAAAACTCCTTCGACTTGCTGATCCCTGTGCTGGTGGTCGTCCTGACGCTTTATCCGCTCAGTCTGTTGATCCAGTCGCAATTTAATATGTTGATCCCTCAGGCCATCATGGCGCTGTTTAAACCGCTTGTCGCGGCGGCAGATTCCTTGCCTGCCATCTTGCTCGCGGTGATTATCGGTCATCTGCTGTGGTTTGCGGGCATCCACGGTGCTGCGATTGTCTCCGGGATGCTGCAAATGTTCTGGCTTACCAATCTCGGCATTAACCAGAGCGCCCTGGCGCAAAACGCGCCGCTGCCGCACATCTTTATGGAAGCGTTCTGGACGTTCTTTATTGTGGTCGGTGGATCAGGTGCGACCATGGGATTGGTGTTCTGTTACTTACGCAGCCGTTCTGTGCACTTACGTTCGATCGGGCGTCTGAGCATTGTGCCAAGCATTTTCAATATCAATGAACCGGTCATTTTCGGTACGCCAATCGTGATGAATCCGGTGTTTTTTATTCCGTTCCTGCTGGCGCCGACGATCAATGCGATCATCGCCTGGGCGGCAATGAAACTGGATCTTATCGGGCGGGTTATTTCGGTCGTTCCCTGGACTGCGCCCGCGCCAATTGGCGGCGCCTGGGCGCTGGGTTGGGATTTCCGCGCGGCGATTCTGGTCGTGCTGCTGGCCTGTATCTCGGCGGTGATTTACTACCCATTTTTTAAAGTCTATGAAAAACAGCTGCTGGAACAGGAAGCGGAAGAAGCGCGGCGCGCAGAGGATGAACAACAAGTTGCATAA
- a CDS encoding YbaK/EbsC family protein: MSLQSVRQFFADNAPDIDIIELNQSTATVALAASAHHVEPGQIAKTLSLKVKNEVILVVAKGDARLDNKKLKSTFGAKARMLSCDEVVTITGHPVGGVCPFGLETPLAVFCDVSLKQYPEVLPAAGAIHSAVRISPDRMAELTHAKWIDVCL, from the coding sequence ATGAGTTTGCAGTCCGTGCGGCAATTTTTTGCCGACAACGCCCCCGACATCGATATTATTGAATTGAATCAAAGCACAGCAACCGTGGCGCTGGCGGCGTCCGCCCACCATGTCGAACCGGGACAAATTGCCAAGACACTTTCGTTGAAAGTGAAAAACGAAGTGATTCTGGTCGTCGCTAAAGGCGATGCCCGCCTTGATAACAAAAAGCTCAAAAGCACTTTTGGAGCCAAAGCACGCATGTTGAGCTGCGATGAAGTCGTCACCATTACCGGACATCCGGTGGGCGGCGTCTGTCCATTTGGGCTGGAAACACCACTGGCTGTTTTTTGCGATGTGTCGTTAAAACAGTATCCGGAAGTGCTACCTGCGGCGGGCGCTATCCACAGCGCGGTGCGCATCTCCCCGGACAGAATGGCGGAGCTTACTCACGCAAAATGGATTGATGTGTGCCTGTAG
- the bglJ gene encoding DNA-binding transcriptional activator BglJ: MSREGLQNLFNESTLSNYSFHFFKDHLAFRQALRQTSFFSVIYSLFGQRKERRECLMCLHLLSLSHSGVQRIVLAGDDREARLVGHLSPSRLHGILSKSYVLPVLQEQLATLLGETRRVNENMINHWYVRQYRMLSPTEREILNYMTRGFSVAEIASQLHRNVKTIRAHKFNAMTKLGVTSDVGLLDAADILTWIPPSVRVASELM; the protein is encoded by the coding sequence ATGAGTCGGGAGGGGCTACAGAATTTATTCAATGAGTCAACTCTCAGTAACTATTCTTTTCATTTTTTTAAAGATCATTTAGCGTTTCGTCAGGCGTTAAGACAGACATCTTTTTTTTCTGTCATCTATTCGCTATTTGGTCAACGTAAGGAGAGGCGGGAGTGTTTGATGTGTCTGCATCTGCTCTCCCTTTCTCATTCGGGCGTACAGCGCATTGTGTTAGCGGGAGACGATCGGGAAGCGCGGCTAGTGGGGCATCTTTCTCCCTCGCGGTTACATGGGATATTGAGTAAATCCTATGTGTTGCCTGTGTTACAGGAGCAGCTCGCGACGCTGCTTGGAGAGACCCGGCGCGTTAATGAAAACATGATTAATCATTGGTACGTACGCCAGTATCGAATGCTTAGTCCGACAGAGCGGGAGATCCTGAATTATATGACGCGGGGCTTTTCCGTGGCTGAAATCGCCTCGCAGCTGCACCGGAATGTCAAAACCATTCGCGCGCATAAATTTAATGCCATGACGAAGCTGGGGGTGACGTCCGACGTTGGCTTGCTTGATGCCGCAGATATACTGACGTGGATCCCACCCAGTGTTCGGGTGGCGTCTGAATTAATGTAG
- a CDS encoding LuxR C-terminal-related transcriptional regulator — protein MLSPGGNHGIIISQAPVLRAGIGSIFERHFPEYELTYYSTVEEIALSQLACARLIIIDLTGELRFAQKRCEQYYSLISQYDKARWLFFISPELYPDAVDFLLQPQTILLSHIEPVEGVINAVREGYEDVEKVSETLLFATQNREEETLSTHKILTFSERKVLRLLGKGWGINQIAMLLKKSNKTVSAQKNSAMRRLSLRSNADLYTWINSHQGMKELNLGSAHGDHNEWKKLAKQETLPS, from the coding sequence ATGCTATCACCAGGCGGCAATCACGGGATTATTATTAGCCAGGCACCCGTACTTCGGGCCGGGATAGGCAGCATATTTGAGCGTCATTTTCCTGAATACGAATTAACGTATTACTCTACCGTCGAGGAGATCGCGCTGTCGCAGTTAGCGTGCGCCAGATTGATTATCATTGATTTAACTGGCGAGCTGCGTTTTGCGCAAAAGCGTTGCGAGCAATATTATTCATTGATTTCTCAATACGATAAAGCACGCTGGCTCTTTTTTATTTCCCCAGAACTTTATCCTGATGCGGTGGATTTTTTGCTACAGCCACAAACAATACTGCTGTCTCATATAGAGCCTGTCGAGGGTGTGATTAACGCCGTCCGCGAGGGATATGAAGATGTGGAAAAGGTGAGTGAAACATTGCTTTTTGCAACGCAGAACAGGGAAGAAGAAACACTTTCAACGCACAAAATACTGACTTTTTCAGAGAGGAAAGTGTTACGCCTACTCGGAAAAGGATGGGGAATAAATCAAATCGCAATGTTGCTTAAAAAAAGTAATAAAACCGTCAGCGCACAAAAAAATAGTGCAATGAGACGATTATCGCTGCGAAGTAATGCAGACTTGTATACATGGATTAATAGCCACCAGGGAATGAAAGAGCTGAATCTCGGATCAGCACATGGAGACCACAATGAATGGAAAAAATTAGCCAAACAAGAAACGTTGCCATCATAG
- a CDS encoding threonine/serine exporter ThrE family protein, with protein sequence MQTDQSPQRAITRLCIQCGLFLLQHGAESALVEELSTRLGLALGMDSVESLISSNAIVLTTIKDGHCLTSTRKNNDRGINMHVVTEVQHIVILAEHKLLDREGVEKRFAQVKPLRYPRWLVTLMVGLSCACFCKLNNGGWDGALVTFCASSVAMYVRLVLAGRHMHPQINFCITAFVATTVSGLMLTLPAFLHSSTVAMAASVLLLVPGFPLINSVADMFKGHINTGLARWAIASLLTLATCIGVVMAMTLWGLRGWI encoded by the coding sequence ATGCAAACAGACCAGTCACCACAGCGGGCTATTACGCGGCTGTGTATTCAGTGCGGCCTTTTTTTGTTACAGCACGGCGCAGAGAGTGCGCTGGTTGAGGAGTTATCAACACGCCTGGGGCTGGCGCTCGGCATGGACAGCGTTGAAAGCTTAATTTCCTCCAACGCCATTGTCTTAACCACTATCAAAGATGGGCATTGCCTGACGTCAACCCGCAAAAATAACGATCGCGGAATCAACATGCACGTCGTAACGGAAGTGCAGCACATTGTGATTCTCGCAGAGCATAAGCTGCTGGATCGTGAAGGTGTAGAAAAACGCTTTGCCCAGGTTAAGCCGCTGCGCTACCCGCGCTGGCTGGTCACGCTGATGGTTGGGCTTTCCTGCGCCTGTTTTTGCAAACTGAATAACGGCGGCTGGGATGGCGCACTGGTGACCTTTTGCGCCAGCAGTGTCGCCATGTATGTGCGGCTGGTGCTGGCAGGCAGACATATGCACCCGCAAATTAATTTTTGTATCACCGCCTTTGTTGCCACCACGGTATCGGGTTTGATGTTGACGCTGCCCGCCTTTCTGCACTCATCCACCGTTGCGATGGCCGCCAGTGTGCTGTTGCTGGTGCCGGGTTTTCCCTTAATCAATTCCGTTGCCGATATGTTTAAAGGCCATATCAATACCGGGCTGGCACGTTGGGCAATCGCCAGCTTATTAACGCTGGCCACCTGCATCGGTGTGGTCATGGCAATGACACTGTGGGGGTTACGCGGATGGATATAA
- a CDS encoding threonine/serine exporter, protein MDIITFILALAQDMALAAVPAIGFAMVFNVPHRALGWCALLGAIGHGFRFAMMYWGFNIEWSTFVASMLVGCIGIRWSRWYLAHPKVFTVAAVIPMFPGIPAYMAMISAVKIGHFGYNEELMILLLTNFLKASSIVGALSIGLSIPGLWIYRKRPRV, encoded by the coding sequence ATGGATATAATCACCTTCATTCTGGCGCTGGCACAAGATATGGCACTGGCGGCAGTTCCGGCCATTGGATTTGCGATGGTCTTTAATGTTCCCCATCGTGCGTTGGGCTGGTGCGCGTTGCTCGGCGCAATCGGTCACGGCTTTCGCTTTGCCATGATGTACTGGGGTTTCAATATTGAATGGTCAACGTTTGTGGCCTCGATGCTGGTAGGGTGTATTGGCATCCGCTGGTCACGCTGGTACCTGGCGCACCCGAAAGTGTTTACCGTGGCGGCCGTCATTCCCATGTTTCCAGGGATTCCCGCCTACATGGCGATGATTTCAGCCGTCAAAATCGGCCATTTTGGCTACAACGAAGAGTTGATGATCCTGCTGCTGACCAACTTCCTGAAAGCGTCATCTATAGTTGGTGCGCTCTCCATCGGCTTGTCGATCCCGGGCCTCTGGATCTACCGCAAACGCCCACGCGTATGA
- a CDS encoding MarR family transcriptional regulator: MKTSTPTATEQLALDNQFCFALYSTNLALHKLYRQLLTPMNLTYPQYLVMLVLWEKDDITVSEIGERLFLDSATLTPLLKRLESAGLINRQRSRQDERQVIITLSESGRGLQQQAEAIPQAIRCAMACEDATLRDLKQQLEQLRQQFQRA, encoded by the coding sequence ATGAAAACATCGACACCGACCGCGACAGAGCAGCTCGCGTTAGATAACCAGTTTTGTTTTGCGCTCTATTCAACAAACCTGGCGCTGCACAAGCTCTATCGGCAGCTACTGACGCCGATGAACCTGACCTATCCGCAATACCTGGTGATGTTGGTACTGTGGGAAAAAGACGATATTACCGTGTCGGAGATTGGCGAGCGCCTGTTTTTAGATTCCGCCACGCTGACACCGCTGTTAAAACGTCTGGAAAGCGCCGGGCTGATTAATCGCCAGCGTTCGCGCCAGGATGAACGCCAGGTGATTATCACCCTCAGCGAAAGCGGGCGCGGCTTGCAGCAGCAAGCGGAAGCTATTCCGCAAGCGATACGCTGTGCCATGGCCTGCGAAGATGCAACGCTGCGCGATCTCAAGCAGCAACTGGAGCAGCTTCGCCAACAGTTTCAACGCGCATAA